The nucleotide window TTATTTATGGTTTTACAGATCCGATTTCATTTGTTTATGCGATTACAAGTGTCGCAATCGGTTTAGCAGTTGGAATCCTTTTTTACAAGGGCTATATTTCCAGCTGGGGAAAAGCTATCGTTGCCGGTTTAATCATTGGGCTTGTGGCTACGATTGTATCGACGCCGCTAAATATTGGTTTCTGGGGCGGACAAACAGGGAATGTATGGGGTGATGCATTATTTGCTTTTATTCTTGCAAACACCGATTCTACTTGGCTGGCATCGCTGCTTGATGAACTGGTTGTTGATGTACCGGATAAATTATTAGTGGTGTTAATAAGCTTTGGTATTTTCAAAGGTTTACCGCGAAATGTGGTCCAACTATATAACAATAATGAAAAAATCGAGACACTGGATTAAGTCTTTTTTATGGAAAAGGGGCGGAGCGACGCAAACCAGTTTACGTGAATTACCAGGTCACTAGATGAATAAAGCGACGTCTAGCTCTGCTCACACCGCCTTAATTAGGTGACTACGATTTGTTCTTTAAATTATATTTCCATCATAGGGTTGGGTGTTAAGCACATGTT belongs to Neobacillus sp. OS1-2 and includes:
- a CDS encoding ECF transporter S component codes for the protein MKKQSMWSLRLSTAALVLIPVAVGVNYIGKLLAQLLKLPLWLDSIGTVLAAMLGGPIVGALAGAINNIIYGFTDPISFVYAITSVAIGLAVGILFYKGYISSWGKAIVAGLIIGLVATIVSTPLNIGFWGGQTGNVWGDALFAFILANTDSTWLASLLDELVVDVPDKLLVVLISFGIFKGLPRNVVQLYNNNEKIETLD